The Romeriopsis navalis LEGE 11480 genome segment ATGCTCCAATTAGTGCGGGTAATTTCGTTGAGCTGATTCAGAAAAAGTTTTATGACGGCTTAGTTTTCCACCGCGTCGTGCGTGAGCCTTCTCCGTTTGTCGTGCAGGGCGGTGATCCTAAGGGCAAAGATCCGAATGTCCCCCTCGATAAGCTCGGTACGGGCGGCTATATTGACCCGACTACGAATCAGGAACGTCGGATTCCCCTAGAAATTAAGTCGAGTGATGATCAGCCGTTGTACGGCGGGACTTTTTCGCAGGTGCAGCAATTTGCGGGTAAGTCACCGAAATTGAAGCATACGCGCGGTGCGGTGGCGATGGCCCGATCTCAGAATCCCAACTCGGCTTCTTCGCAGTTTTATATCACCTTGGCTGATGTCAGCTTCCTCGATGGTGAATATGCGGTGTTTGGCAAAGTGACTAAGGGGATGGAGGTTGTTGATAAGATTCAGCAGGGTGATCGCATCGAATCAATTCGAATTGTTCAAATGAACGATGAGGCGTTCCAAGCGGGTGCGACATCAGAACCAGAGAAGACGGCTGAGTAATCCGAAAATCTCGATGCTGATGCCGAATTGGCATCAATAATGCTGATTCAAACAAGTTTATTAATTGATCTGTAGGGACTTTGCGATGGCGAGGTCCCTACATTTATGTTGGAAATATGGACGTTGTTGTGACTGGAATTGGCCTGCGATCGGCCCTGGGTAACTTAGCCCAAACTTGGCAAAAGCTCTTGCTTGGTGAATCCGGTATTCAACTGCAACAGCCCTTTCCGGATCAATCGGCATTCCCCCTTGGTTTGTTGGCGGAGACGCCCGCGACTGATTTGCGATCGCTGACTCAAGCCGTGGTTACGGATGCTATTCAAGATGCGGGCTTAACCCTGCCGTTGGTTGATTGTGCTGTGGTGGTGGGTTCGAGTCGTGGGAATCAGACGCTGTTAGAGCAGCGTCTATGGGAGG includes the following:
- a CDS encoding peptidylprolyl isomerase, whose protein sequence is MQRAWRSWLIGTFAVVLLTTATACGEQSGTAAAPDASTTSEAPVPTASSSPGKAVTLDDIRKQFPGLPTLSEKATIQLTVKGQPVEIELDGENAPISAGNFVELIQKKFYDGLVFHRVVREPSPFVVQGGDPKGKDPNVPLDKLGTGGYIDPTTNQERRIPLEIKSSDDQPLYGGTFSQVQQFAGKSPKLKHTRGAVAMARSQNPNSASSQFYITLADVSFLDGEYAVFGKVTKGMEVVDKIQQGDRIESIRIVQMNDEAFQAGATSEPEKTAE